In a single window of the Thermus amyloliquefaciens genome:
- a CDS encoding LCP family protein, whose product MRRFFLLLLLLLVALGLWAYPLLGPAVRHGAVPAPEGLKSPLTLLVYGSSPEYSGYHRRAPERFRGLADTILLVRLDPGANRVVVLSVPRDVWVNLPGYGWHKVNAASPLGGPELMKEAVAQITGVRADRYVVVSTEALRKAVDALGGVRVCVEKPMRYRDTAAGLDIDLKPGCQVLNGEQAEGYLRFRKDALGDIGRVQRQQAFFHALKEQLLSPSGILRLPRVVAAVEPYVQTDLTRQEKGAILGFAMKQPHLVSLLLPGRFGGGGWEVDQEALRQLLDVYFDGEALAGTGDLTGRLVALVYGPGQEALAEKARLRLRELGLRVILHPVDLPPSRTEVLENGPGLLAKSLGELLGVPYRISGEAVLGADLTLRLGAEPPFL is encoded by the coding sequence GTGCGGCGGTTTTTCCTCCTTCTCCTGCTCCTCCTTGTGGCCCTGGGGCTTTGGGCCTACCCCCTTTTGGGCCCCGCGGTGCGCCACGGGGCGGTGCCTGCCCCCGAGGGGCTCAAAAGCCCCCTGACCCTTTTGGTCTACGGCTCGAGCCCAGAGTACTCCGGCTACCACCGAAGGGCCCCCGAGCGCTTTCGGGGCCTGGCGGACACCATCCTCCTGGTGCGCCTGGACCCAGGGGCCAACCGGGTGGTGGTCCTTTCCGTTCCCCGGGACGTTTGGGTGAACCTGCCCGGCTACGGCTGGCACAAGGTGAATGCGGCAAGCCCCCTGGGGGGGCCGGAGCTCATGAAGGAGGCGGTGGCCCAGATCACCGGGGTGCGGGCGGACCGTTACGTGGTGGTGAGCACGGAGGCCCTCAGGAAGGCGGTGGACGCCCTTGGGGGGGTTAGGGTGTGCGTGGAGAAGCCCATGCGCTACCGGGACACCGCCGCGGGCTTGGACATTGATTTAAAGCCGGGGTGCCAGGTGCTGAACGGGGAGCAGGCGGAGGGTTACCTGCGTTTCCGCAAGGACGCCTTGGGGGACATCGGGCGGGTGCAGCGGCAGCAGGCCTTCTTCCATGCCCTGAAGGAGCAGCTTCTTTCCCCCTCGGGTATCCTGCGCCTTCCGCGGGTGGTGGCGGCGGTGGAGCCCTACGTGCAGACCGACCTCACCCGCCAGGAAAAGGGGGCCATCCTGGGCTTCGCCATGAAGCAACCCCACCTGGTGAGCCTGCTTCTACCCGGGAGGTTCGGGGGAGGGGGTTGGGAGGTGGACCAGGAGGCCCTGCGGCAGCTTTTGGACGTTTACTTTGATGGGGAGGCGCTGGCGGGGACGGGGGATCTTACGGGGCGGCTGGTGGCCCTGGTCTATGGACCCGGGCAGGAGGCCCTGGCGGAAAAGGCTCGCCTGAGGCTCAGGGAGCTGGGGTTGCGGGTCATCCTTCACCCCGTGGACCTGCCCCCTTCCCGCACGGAGGTGCTGGAGAATGGGCCCGGGCTTCTGGCCAAGTCGCTGGGTGAGCTCTTGGGGGTACCTTACCGGATCTCGGGGGAAGCCGTCTTGGGGGCCGACCTCACCCTGCGCCTTGGCGCCGAGCCTCCCTTTTTGTAG
- a CDS encoding S8 family peptidase, giving the protein MNRVFFLVLLAATALVLTACPQTPPPPPVNPSECPVGPLEVQAEEPLRLQGLGRFAGEYVPGELLVLPKPGLSVQTLRAEGVEPQETLPRGLLRVRVPKGQEEARARALLRAGAEYVQPNYLYRPLRAPSDLLYASNQRAYLNGLVGLEAAWDVGTGRGCPPLIAVLDTGILPHEDFQTSKYLPAGVKLDAADNDPDPTDGQSPFQDSYGHGLQVAGVLGADTNNGRGMAGVTWGGYVVPIKVLRSGATDFSTADIQRGVDLARSLGARVMNLSLGAYGITDGVLADALTRARNAGIVIVAASGNGGTAGVYFPANLPGVIAVGAVKQDKTRASFSSYGPELSLVAPGQGVVLPDPKNPQGYLADSGTSFASPIVAGVVALYMSKYASERKTWPTPDQVYTCLTQTAEDLGPAGKDDEYGFGLVRADRVMADTTYCFP; this is encoded by the coding sequence ATGAACCGGGTTTTCTTCCTGGTCCTTCTTGCGGCCACGGCCCTTGTCCTCACCGCCTGCCCTCAGACGCCCCCTCCGCCACCGGTGAACCCCTCGGAGTGCCCGGTGGGGCCCCTGGAGGTTCAGGCGGAGGAACCCCTAAGACTCCAAGGCTTGGGCCGGTTCGCGGGAGAGTACGTGCCCGGGGAGCTTTTGGTACTCCCCAAGCCGGGGCTTTCCGTCCAGACCCTACGGGCCGAGGGGGTGGAGCCGCAAGAGACCCTCCCCCGGGGTCTCTTGCGGGTGAGGGTGCCCAAAGGGCAGGAGGAGGCCAGGGCCCGGGCCCTCCTTCGGGCGGGGGCAGAGTACGTGCAGCCCAACTACCTTTACCGCCCCCTGCGGGCGCCCAGCGATCTCCTTTATGCCAGCAACCAAAGGGCATACCTGAACGGTCTGGTCGGATTGGAAGCGGCCTGGGATGTGGGTACAGGCCGGGGGTGCCCTCCCCTCATTGCGGTGCTGGACACGGGCATCCTGCCCCACGAGGATTTTCAGACCAGCAAGTACCTTCCCGCGGGCGTCAAGCTGGATGCGGCCGATAACGACCCCGACCCGACCGATGGACAGTCCCCCTTCCAAGACAGCTACGGACACGGCCTCCAGGTGGCCGGCGTTCTGGGTGCCGACACCAACAATGGCCGGGGTATGGCCGGGGTGACCTGGGGGGGATACGTGGTGCCCATTAAGGTCCTGAGGAGCGGGGCGACGGACTTTTCCACCGCTGACATCCAGAGGGGCGTGGACTTGGCCCGTTCTCTGGGCGCGAGGGTGATGAACCTCTCCCTGGGGGCCTACGGCATAACGGATGGGGTTTTGGCGGACGCCCTAACCCGGGCTAGGAACGCGGGCATCGTCATCGTGGCAGCCTCGGGCAACGGGGGTACTGCAGGGGTCTACTTTCCCGCGAACCTACCTGGGGTGATCGCCGTTGGGGCGGTTAAGCAGGACAAGACCCGGGCGAGCTTTTCTTCGTATGGACCGGAGCTCAGTTTGGTGGCCCCCGGGCAGGGGGTGGTGTTGCCTGACCCCAAGAACCCGCAGGGCTACTTGGCGGATAGCGGCACCTCCTTCGCCAGCCCCATCGTGGCCGGGGTGGTGGCCCTCTACATGAGCAAATACGCCAGCGAGCGCAAGACCTGGCCCACGCCGGACCAGGTCTACACCTGCCTCACGCAGACCGCGGAGGACCTGGGCCCGGCGGGGAAGGACGACGAGTACGGCTTCGGCCTGGTGCGCGCCGACCGGGTGATGGCGGACACCACCTACTGCTTCCCCTAA
- the murJ gene encoding murein biosynthesis integral membrane protein MurJ: MLRKVLLVMGGTLASRVLGLLRQAVFNALYPDALKDAFNVAYRVPNLLRELLAEGAVQNALIPLLKGLDPEEARAFARRFGAFLLGVNLLVLGLGYLLAPWVVGLLVAGESHLREDLAQVVYLTRLLLPFLLGISMAALFSALLQAEERFLPYALGPVAFNLVAIGLMALFPGDPTFLGLSVALGGLFQALVQVPFLKGYTLEWRWHRAFAPALLRMGPFAFTTSLRQFLNLVLTHILTRYPPAAVTGFYNAEVVFQMVLGLFATSPAIALFPRMSALRGQELAHFLTGPLKRLILLFSLLGGMLVALAPFVVVVLFGLFGPLTPENRAYSAQVLQALGFAVLPWGVNTLLLRGLYALGRIREAVSASAVVFLTNTLGYWLLKDAGLFALNLATALAGYLGLFLYLRLLGREGVGIPALPGFLLRAWLAGLPLALLGWVLRGLFPVATAGEALLPLFLGGVLGLGVFLLGARLLGLPLRALLARAPADGNRGA; encoded by the coding sequence ATGCTCCGTAAGGTTCTCCTGGTGATGGGGGGGACCCTGGCCTCGAGGGTCCTCGGGCTCCTGCGCCAGGCGGTCTTCAACGCCCTTTACCCCGACGCCCTGAAGGACGCCTTCAACGTGGCCTACCGGGTGCCCAACCTCCTCCGGGAGCTTTTGGCGGAGGGGGCGGTGCAGAATGCCCTCATTCCCCTCCTGAAGGGCCTGGACCCAGAGGAGGCCCGGGCCTTCGCCCGCCGCTTTGGAGCCTTTCTGTTGGGGGTCAACCTCCTGGTGCTTGGGCTTGGGTACCTCCTGGCTCCCTGGGTGGTGGGGCTTTTGGTGGCTGGGGAGAGCCATCTGCGGGAGGACCTGGCCCAGGTGGTCTACCTCACCCGCCTCCTTTTGCCCTTTCTCCTCGGCATCTCCATGGCCGCCCTGTTCTCGGCGTTGTTGCAGGCGGAGGAGCGCTTCCTGCCCTACGCCCTAGGCCCCGTGGCCTTTAACCTGGTGGCCATCGGCCTGATGGCCCTATTTCCAGGAGACCCCACCTTCCTTGGCCTTTCCGTGGCCCTGGGAGGGCTTTTCCAGGCCCTGGTGCAGGTTCCCTTCCTCAAGGGCTATACCTTGGAGTGGCGCTGGCACCGGGCCTTTGCTCCAGCTTTGCTCCGGATGGGGCCCTTCGCCTTCACCACCTCCTTGCGCCAGTTTCTGAACCTGGTTCTGACCCATATCCTCACCCGCTACCCCCCGGCGGCGGTCACGGGGTTTTACAACGCCGAGGTGGTCTTCCAGATGGTCTTGGGGCTTTTTGCCACCTCCCCCGCCATCGCCCTTTTCCCCCGGATGAGCGCCCTGAGGGGCCAGGAGCTGGCCCACTTCCTCACGGGCCCCCTGAAGCGGCTTATCCTTCTCTTTTCCCTTCTTGGGGGGATGCTGGTGGCCCTGGCCCCCTTCGTGGTGGTGGTGCTCTTTGGCCTCTTTGGCCCCCTTACCCCGGAAAACCGGGCCTACAGCGCCCAGGTCCTCCAGGCCCTGGGGTTTGCCGTCCTGCCCTGGGGGGTGAACACCCTGCTTCTAAGGGGGCTTTATGCCCTGGGAAGGATCCGGGAAGCGGTTTCCGCCAGCGCCGTGGTTTTCCTCACCAACACCCTGGGGTACTGGCTCCTTAAGGATGCCGGGCTTTTTGCCCTGAACCTGGCCACCGCCTTGGCGGGGTATTTGGGGCTTTTCCTTTACCTCCGCCTCCTCGGGCGGGAGGGGGTGGGGATCCCGGCTCTGCCCGGCTTCCTTCTGCGGGCCTGGCTGGCGGGGCTTCCCCTGGCCTTGCTGGGGTGGGTTCTCAGGGGGCTCTTCCCCGTGGCCACGGCGGGGGAAGCCCTCCTGCCCCTTTTCCTCGGGGGGGTTTTGGGGCTTGGGGTCTTCCTCCTCGGGGCTCGCTTGCTTGGCCTCCCCCTCAGGGCCCTCCTCGCCAGAGCTCCTGCAGACGGAAATAGAGGGGCTTAA
- a CDS encoding AMP-binding protein has translation MEPIWYPNPEEARATRLFQFMQALGFEDYQAFYRYSTEEPEDFYHAFFSHLGLPWRKPYQRVMEGGFPLPRFFVGGRLNLVEAALRHEPTALALIHETEEGGVRTLTYGELLQEVERVAAGLRALGVERGDRVGLWFPMGLEAAILLLATAWLGAVAIPIFSGYAAEAAAIRLKDAKAKLLAVQDGFHRRGRRVELLPEARKAQALAETPRLLVVRRLGLPLETGEVDYATLQGEPFPPEEMESMDPFMLIYTSGTTGRPKGTVHYHAGFPLKAALDLALLFDLREGDRLFWFTDLGWMMGPWAILGGLLLGATVFLYDGAPDHPGPERLWRMVEAHRLTHLGLSPTLVRALIPLGEEPIRAHDLSSLRVLGSTGEPWNLEPYLWFFRVVGEERRPIVNYSGGTEISGGILGNVLLRPIKPMGFNTAVPGIKAAVLDEEGRPTVGRVGELAVLNPWPGMTKGFWQDEARYLDTYFARFPGIWVHGDLALLDEEGHFFILGRSDDTLKVAGKRVGPAEVETAAIAHPALKECAAIGVPHPVKGEAIVLFAVLKPGHSPSPELAQAVADRVAEALGKPLRPEKVVFVPDLPKTRNAKVMRRVVRAAYLGQDPGDLSALENPEAVEAIRQASQGG, from the coding sequence ATGGAACCCATCTGGTACCCCAACCCCGAGGAAGCCCGGGCCACACGGCTTTTCCAGTTCATGCAAGCCCTGGGCTTTGAGGACTACCAGGCCTTCTACCGCTACAGCACGGAGGAGCCCGAGGACTTCTACCACGCCTTCTTTTCCCACCTGGGCCTACCCTGGCGCAAACCCTACCAAAGGGTCATGGAAGGGGGGTTCCCCCTCCCCCGCTTCTTCGTGGGGGGGCGGCTCAACCTGGTGGAGGCCGCCTTGCGCCACGAACCCACCGCCCTGGCCCTCATCCACGAAACCGAGGAGGGAGGGGTGCGCACCCTCACCTACGGGGAGCTCTTGCAGGAGGTGGAACGGGTGGCGGCAGGGCTACGGGCTTTGGGCGTGGAGCGGGGCGACCGGGTGGGCCTCTGGTTCCCCATGGGCCTCGAGGCGGCCATCCTCCTCCTGGCCACCGCCTGGCTTGGGGCTGTGGCCATCCCCATCTTCTCCGGCTACGCCGCTGAGGCCGCCGCCATACGCCTCAAGGACGCCAAGGCCAAGCTCCTCGCCGTGCAGGACGGCTTCCACAGGCGAGGAAGAAGGGTGGAACTCCTCCCGGAGGCCCGCAAGGCCCAGGCCCTGGCGGAAACCCCCCGCCTTCTGGTAGTGCGCCGGCTAGGCCTTCCCCTGGAAACCGGGGAGGTGGACTACGCCACCCTGCAGGGCGAGCCCTTCCCCCCGGAGGAAATGGAGAGCATGGACCCCTTCATGCTCATCTACACCTCCGGCACCACGGGCCGCCCCAAGGGCACGGTGCACTACCACGCGGGCTTTCCCCTGAAGGCCGCCTTGGACCTGGCCCTCCTCTTTGACCTGAGGGAGGGGGACCGCCTCTTCTGGTTCACCGACCTGGGCTGGATGATGGGGCCCTGGGCCATCCTGGGGGGGCTCCTCCTGGGGGCCACGGTCTTCCTCTACGACGGGGCCCCCGACCACCCGGGGCCGGAAAGGCTCTGGCGGATGGTGGAGGCCCACCGCCTCACCCACCTGGGCCTCTCCCCCACCCTGGTGCGGGCCCTGATCCCCTTGGGGGAGGAGCCCATAAGGGCCCACGACCTCTCCTCCTTAAGGGTGCTTGGCTCCACCGGGGAGCCCTGGAACCTCGAGCCCTACCTCTGGTTCTTCCGCGTGGTGGGAGAGGAAAGGCGGCCCATCGTGAACTACTCCGGGGGGACGGAGATCTCCGGGGGCATCCTGGGGAACGTCCTCCTCAGGCCCATCAAGCCCATGGGCTTCAACACCGCGGTGCCCGGGATAAAGGCCGCGGTGCTGGACGAGGAGGGAAGGCCCACGGTGGGCCGGGTGGGGGAGCTGGCGGTGCTCAACCCCTGGCCCGGCATGACCAAGGGCTTCTGGCAGGACGAGGCCCGCTACCTGGACACCTACTTCGCCCGCTTCCCCGGGATTTGGGTCCACGGGGACCTGGCCCTTCTGGACGAGGAAGGCCACTTTTTCATCCTGGGCCGCAGCGACGACACCCTCAAGGTGGCGGGCAAGCGGGTGGGGCCCGCCGAGGTGGAAACGGCGGCCATCGCCCACCCCGCCCTTAAGGAGTGCGCCGCCATCGGGGTGCCCCACCCGGTCAAGGGGGAGGCCATCGTGCTCTTTGCCGTGCTGAAGCCCGGCCATTCCCCAAGCCCCGAGCTGGCCCAGGCGGTGGCCGACCGGGTGGCGGAGGCCCTGGGCAAACCCCTAAGGCCGGAGAAGGTGGTCTTCGTGCCCGACCTGCCCAAGACCCGGAACGCCAAGGTGATGCGCCGGGTGGTGCGGGCCGCCTACCTGGGCCAGGATCCCGGGGACCTCTCCGCCCTGGAGAACCCCGAGGCGGTGGAGGCCATCCGCCAGGCTTCCCAAGGAGGCTAG
- a CDS encoding DUF1887 family protein, with protein sequence MLEPVGVLTRYLERTMAQARYELLGPGRFAAELPELGVRVEAEHLEAARQALREALEAWLLDALRSGLTPPGLEGAEDPVRARFFALAGEMWRLVKGAPPEPPKAPLPPPEPPRVQEAPKAKRVASLEEWLRGLGIQVVRKPQEEEEKEKVLTRLALFLGDRYPSLEKLYERLKQSLSTKRQFELSLSEASQEEIANSTQFCTMLKQYALLTSYHYKSEERRIRAKASTEGWVQNFLTGGWLERYVAEKVRKLLRSKNLPHEVAVGYQVTLPGGEAMELDVLVRVGERVYWFEAKTGDFQAHIAKYAGLKKVLGLSARESFLVLLGMDKARAKELSALHGLTVVNQANFLEVFQEVLEGNAP encoded by the coding sequence ATGCTGGAGCCCGTGGGCGTTCTCACCCGCTACCTGGAAAGGACCATGGCCCAGGCCCGCTACGAGCTCTTGGGTCCAGGGCGTTTTGCCGCGGAGCTTCCCGAGTTGGGCGTGAGGGTGGAGGCGGAGCACCTGGAGGCGGCCAGGCAGGCCCTGAGGGAGGCCCTCGAGGCCTGGCTCCTGGACGCCTTGCGCTCCGGCCTTACCCCCCCGGGCCTGGAAGGGGCAGAGGACCCGGTGCGGGCCCGCTTCTTCGCCCTGGCCGGGGAGATGTGGCGGCTGGTGAAGGGGGCGCCGCCGGAGCCTCCCAAGGCTCCCCTTCCTCCCCCTGAGCCCCCCAGGGTCCAGGAGGCCCCGAAGGCCAAAAGGGTGGCCTCCTTGGAGGAATGGCTGAGGGGCCTGGGCATCCAGGTGGTGCGGAAGCCCCAGGAGGAGGAGGAGAAGGAGAAGGTCCTCACCCGCCTGGCCCTCTTCCTGGGGGACCGCTACCCCAGCCTGGAAAAGCTTTACGAGCGTCTGAAGCAAAGCCTTTCCACCAAGCGCCAGTTTGAGCTTTCCCTTTCCGAGGCCTCCCAGGAGGAGATCGCCAACTCCACCCAGTTCTGCACCATGCTGAAGCAGTACGCCCTCCTCACCTCCTACCACTACAAAAGCGAGGAAAGGCGCATCCGGGCCAAGGCCAGCACGGAGGGTTGGGTGCAGAACTTCCTCACCGGGGGCTGGCTGGAGCGGTACGTGGCCGAGAAGGTGCGCAAGCTCCTCCGCTCCAAGAACCTGCCCCACGAGGTGGCGGTGGGCTACCAGGTCACCCTGCCGGGTGGGGAGGCCATGGAGCTGGACGTGCTGGTGCGGGTGGGGGAGAGGGTCTATTGGTTTGAGGCCAAGACCGGGGACTTCCAGGCCCACATCGCCAAGTATGCGGGGCTCAAGAAGGTGCTGGGGCTTTCCGCTAGGGAAAGCTTCCTGGTCCTTTTGGGCATGGACAAGGCCCGGGCCAAGGAGCTCTCCGCCCTGCACGGCCTCACGGTGGTGAACCAGGCCAACTTCCTCGAGGTCTTCCAGGAGGTTCTGGAGGGGAATGCTCCGTAA
- a CDS encoding serine/threonine-protein kinase produces MTSLKRKDFRLRMLLGLGQTAQVYLAEAPSGETVALKLPRKEVRQDPKLAERFAREVSLSLSLRHAHLVRGLHGVPFGEEAFLALEYLEKGTLEDLLLQKPLPQEEAVRALLQVGEALLFLHQRGLVHQDVKPSNVFVGEGVYKLGDLGTVRPLEEASPEYAGSPHYLAPELFLGAKPSPKSDAYSFGVMAYELLTGKRPFRGETLEELRNAHLLLPPPPTSLPPRLDKALRRLLAKNPEERLDLKTFLEVLKNPQGPKTEATPTKRRGFLFWRK; encoded by the coding sequence TTGACTAGCCTAAAGCGGAAGGACTTCCGCCTAAGGATGCTCCTAGGCCTGGGCCAGACCGCCCAGGTCTACCTGGCGGAGGCCCCTTCGGGGGAAACGGTCGCCCTGAAGCTTCCCCGCAAGGAGGTGCGCCAAGACCCTAAGCTGGCGGAGCGCTTCGCCCGGGAGGTTTCCCTCAGCCTCTCCCTGAGGCATGCCCACCTGGTCCGGGGGCTCCACGGGGTACCCTTTGGCGAGGAGGCCTTCCTGGCCCTGGAGTACTTGGAAAAGGGAACCCTGGAAGACCTCCTCCTCCAAAAACCCCTCCCCCAAGAAGAGGCCGTCCGGGCCCTTCTCCAGGTGGGGGAAGCCCTCCTCTTCCTCCACCAAAGGGGCCTGGTCCACCAGGATGTGAAGCCGTCCAACGTGTTCGTGGGGGAAGGGGTGTACAAGCTGGGGGACCTGGGGACCGTCCGCCCCCTGGAAGAGGCCAGCCCGGAGTACGCGGGAAGCCCCCACTACCTGGCCCCCGAGCTCTTCCTGGGGGCCAAGCCTAGCCCCAAAAGCGACGCCTACAGCTTCGGCGTGATGGCCTATGAGCTCCTGACGGGGAAGCGCCCCTTCCGGGGGGAAACCCTCGAGGAGCTCCGCAACGCCCACCTCCTGCTCCCTCCCCCGCCCACCTCCTTGCCTCCCCGGCTGGACAAGGCCCTAAGGCGGCTTCTGGCCAAGAACCCCGAGGAGCGGCTGGACCTCAAAACCTTCCTGGAGGTCCTGAAAAACCCCCAGGGCCCCAAGACCGAGGCAACCCCCACCAAGCGCCGGGGGTTCCTCTTCTGGAGGAAGTAG
- a CDS encoding tetratricopeptide repeat protein, whose amino-acid sequence MQALGLLLLLGLALATPLESARSLHAQGEMAGVLAQLDPLLKGYDPPEEALILAGFAQYRLGRLEEALFTFSRLVGTLKGGGEALYGFGLTLRALGDLEGAKSALDWALRQGYREAESILGRLPPPPPPAPKARKTPPPFRAEGGRFWIGDTPFQVRGVNLGVALPGRFPAEFPEEEALYRAWLELLRAMGANAVRTYTLLPPAFYRALHHHNRLHQDRPLYLFQGVWTELPEEEGYEDWEGPFLERFLLEGREVLDALHGNLRRPPRPGHAHGDYTADVSPWTLGLLVGREFEPYAVQAYNERHPGRGYRGKFLEALPGASPFEAYMAEVLDRLAGYEWEAYGTVRPLSVSNWPTLDPLFHPTESTREEEVVLRRARGERIAEEAVRELDNDKVSLDMALIRPRPGSPVHTFANYHAYPYYPDFMNLSPRYQEVRGPLGPSNYFGYLLDLKAHHGDQPVLIGEIGLPTSRGIAHFQPQGLHHGGHSEEAQAEGVARLVEEIEAAGLAGSLVFALLDEWFKRNWLFMEWEAPGRDPFWHNLLDPEENYGLLAATARGGFRLDGKAEEWEGVPFLLREEGRFLKAHADPEYLWLLYRGPLPLRLYLDTVPGGVPVAQGFGAEFHLEVGPEGGRLLLEAGYYPFQELDHGLSGTEYLLFRGPSKPGEGPFVPFLLEPNRRRTGRDGTDYPRRVYELGQLRRGQDPEGARDPTADYALGEGGLLELRIPWGMLLIADPSQRLAWYAPEPIPIGGIGLLLEGAPPLRFTWPTWEEPAFALRLKPLYFRLQELWRGGP is encoded by the coding sequence GTGCAGGCCCTGGGCCTTCTTCTCCTCCTGGGCCTTGCCCTGGCCACACCCTTGGAAAGCGCCCGAAGCCTCCATGCCCAAGGGGAGATGGCCGGGGTCTTGGCCCAGCTTGACCCCCTGCTCAAGGGCTACGACCCCCCGGAGGAGGCCTTGATCCTCGCGGGCTTCGCCCAGTACCGCCTGGGGCGCCTCGAGGAGGCCCTTTTCACCTTCAGCCGTCTGGTGGGCACCCTCAAGGGGGGTGGGGAGGCCCTCTACGGCTTCGGCCTCACCTTGAGAGCCCTTGGGGATCTGGAGGGGGCCAAAAGCGCCCTGGACTGGGCCCTGCGGCAGGGCTACCGGGAGGCGGAGAGCATCCTGGGACGCCTTCCCCCACCCCCTCCCCCGGCCCCCAAGGCCCGCAAAACCCCACCCCCCTTCCGGGCGGAGGGGGGACGGTTCTGGATCGGGGATACCCCCTTCCAGGTCCGGGGGGTCAACCTGGGGGTGGCCCTGCCCGGGCGCTTTCCCGCGGAGTTCCCGGAGGAGGAGGCCCTTTACCGGGCTTGGCTGGAACTCCTGAGGGCCATGGGGGCCAATGCGGTGCGCACCTACACCCTCCTCCCCCCCGCCTTCTACCGGGCCCTCCACCACCACAACCGCCTCCACCAGGACCGCCCCCTCTACCTGTTCCAGGGGGTTTGGACCGAGCTTCCCGAGGAGGAGGGGTATGAGGACTGGGAGGGCCCTTTCCTGGAAAGGTTCCTCCTGGAGGGGCGGGAGGTGCTGGACGCCCTCCACGGCAACCTCCGCCGCCCCCCTCGCCCGGGGCACGCCCACGGGGACTACACCGCGGACGTCTCCCCCTGGACCCTGGGCCTCCTGGTGGGGCGGGAGTTTGAGCCCTACGCCGTGCAGGCCTACAACGAGCGCCACCCCGGACGGGGCTACCGGGGGAAGTTCTTGGAGGCCCTACCCGGGGCCAGCCCTTTTGAGGCGTACATGGCGGAGGTCCTGGACCGCCTGGCCGGGTACGAGTGGGAGGCTTACGGCACCGTGCGCCCCCTCTCCGTGAGCAACTGGCCCACCCTGGACCCCCTCTTCCACCCCACGGAGAGCACCCGGGAGGAGGAGGTGGTCCTCAGGCGGGCTCGAGGGGAGCGGATCGCGGAGGAGGCGGTGCGGGAGCTGGACAACGACAAGGTGAGCCTGGACATGGCCCTCATCCGCCCTCGTCCGGGAAGCCCCGTGCACACCTTCGCCAACTACCACGCCTACCCCTACTACCCGGACTTCATGAACCTGAGCCCGCGGTACCAGGAGGTCCGGGGCCCCTTGGGGCCTTCCAACTACTTTGGTTACCTTCTGGACCTCAAGGCCCACCACGGGGACCAACCGGTGCTCATCGGCGAGATCGGCCTGCCCACAAGCCGCGGCATCGCCCACTTCCAACCTCAGGGCCTTCATCACGGAGGCCACTCAGAGGAGGCCCAGGCGGAGGGGGTGGCCCGTCTGGTGGAGGAGATCGAGGCCGCGGGGCTGGCAGGGAGCCTGGTCTTCGCCCTTTTGGACGAGTGGTTCAAGCGCAACTGGCTCTTTATGGAGTGGGAGGCCCCCGGCCGCGATCCCTTCTGGCACAACCTCCTGGACCCCGAGGAGAACTATGGCCTCCTGGCGGCCACGGCCCGGGGGGGCTTCCGCCTGGACGGGAAGGCGGAGGAGTGGGAAGGGGTGCCCTTCCTCCTCCGGGAGGAAGGCCGCTTCCTCAAAGCCCACGCCGACCCCGAGTACCTCTGGCTCCTCTACCGGGGGCCCCTGCCCCTAAGGCTCTACCTGGACACCGTCCCCGGGGGCGTACCCGTGGCCCAGGGGTTCGGGGCGGAGTTCCACCTGGAGGTGGGCCCCGAGGGGGGAAGGCTTCTCCTCGAGGCGGGCTACTACCCCTTCCAGGAGCTGGACCACGGCCTTTCGGGGACGGAGTACCTCCTTTTCCGCGGGCCCAGCAAGCCCGGGGAAGGCCCCTTCGTCCCCTTCCTCCTTGAACCCAACCGCCGCCGCACGGGCCGGGACGGGACCGACTACCCCCGGAGGGTCTACGAGCTGGGCCAGCTGCGGCGGGGGCAGGACCCGGAAGGGGCCCGGGACCCCACCGCGGACTACGCCCTGGGGGAAGGGGGGCTTTTGGAACTCCGCATCCCCTGGGGCATGCTCCTGATAGCCGACCCCAGCCAGCGCCTCGCCTGGTACGCCCCCGAACCCATCCCCATCGGGGGCATAGGCCTCCTCCTGGAAGGAGCCCCGCCCCTCCGCTTCACCTGGCCCACCTGGGAGGAACCCGCCTTCGCCCTGAGGCTTAAGCCCCTCTATTTCCGTCTGCAGGAGCTCTGGCGAGGAGGGCCCTGA
- a CDS encoding metal-dependent hydrolase, with translation MLEIRYLGHSAVWLSDGKTKVVIDPFLTGNPLAPMGVGEVQADLILVTHAHGDHFGDAVALSKKGGTVVSTFEIATYAEKHGAKSLPMNIGGTHRFPGGWLKWFPAWHSSSFPDGTYGGMPMGVVVELGGKRIYHAGDTALFSDMRLIGELGLDLAFLPIGDHFTMGPEDALKALELLRPKRVVPIHYNTFPPIKQDGDAFAKKAQEKGVEGHALKPGGVLVLD, from the coding sequence ATGCTGGAAATCCGCTATCTGGGCCACTCGGCGGTGTGGCTTTCCGACGGCAAGACCAAGGTGGTCATCGACCCCTTCCTCACCGGGAACCCCCTGGCCCCGATGGGGGTGGGGGAGGTGCAGGCGGACCTGATCCTGGTCACCCACGCCCACGGGGACCATTTTGGCGACGCCGTGGCCCTCTCCAAGAAAGGGGGCACGGTGGTTTCCACCTTTGAGATCGCCACCTATGCGGAGAAGCATGGGGCCAAGAGCCTCCCCATGAACATCGGGGGGACCCACCGCTTCCCCGGGGGCTGGCTCAAGTGGTTCCCCGCCTGGCACTCCTCCAGCTTCCCCGACGGCACCTACGGGGGCATGCCCATGGGGGTGGTGGTGGAGCTTGGGGGCAAGCGCATCTACCACGCCGGGGACACCGCCCTCTTCTCCGACATGCGCCTCATCGGGGAGCTGGGCCTGGACCTGGCCTTCCTGCCCATCGGGGACCACTTCACCATGGGCCCGGAGGACGCCCTGAAGGCCCTGGAGCTTCTCAGGCCCAAGCGGGTGGTGCCCATCCACTACAACACCTTCCCCCCCATCAAGCAAGACGGGGACGCCTTCGCCAAGAAGGCCCAGGAAAAGGGCGTGGAAGGCCACGCCTTGAAGCCGGGAGGGGTGTTGGTCCTTGACTAG